The genomic region CGTTCCTCGGCAACAACAGCCTGGTTCTCCAACTTTATCTCAAAACCTTTAACCTGCACTGGACAGTAATCAGCGAAGAACGATAGAGGAATATCCAGTTCTCGCCAGTGAGTTGACAGCACGAAGCAGCGGATTCTATGGCTATCCACTTTCTGATCTTCCATGAACAATGCGATGTATTTGCTCAACTCGTGGAGAGCTTGTCGTGCGACCTGTTCGCTCCGCTTGACCTCAATGATCACAAAATTGCCAAATCGGTCTCTGGCAAGTATGTCGAAGGCGCCGCTTGAGCCTGCTGGGTTCTCGACGACAAAATTTGTTGTGATCAGCGTAAGCTGCGGCTCAACTATAGTCAGGCGCTCTGCTAAGTAATCACGCAGTTCGTCCTCATTCTCGAAAAGCCCCAAAACAGGTCTAGCTCCCGGCATAGCGAATTTCCTTAACAGCGTGTAGAGGCAGGTCTGAATTTTGCCGAATCCAAGTGAGCCCTGTGTTGCGTTTTCGCATATCTCCTGCCGAGCACAAACCTATGGTCATGCCACTGGTACAACGGAGTACGAGTAAGGATATGACACCGCCATATGATGTTCCTAGTGATCTCGACAGTTACCCTAGGCAACCGGGAAGCTTCGGGTTTACATCAGGGCGCCGGGAGAAGTGCAGAAGGAGCAGAAAACAGAGCTGAAGGCTCTAGAGAGCGCGCACCGCTGAATTGGGTGAGGAGCTTGAGTTCATTGAGCGTTGCCTTGAAATCCTAGTTCTGCGCGAACAAGCACTGCAGCAAACCCTCTAGGTGGCTACCGAACCACTAGTTGCCAATCCTAGATCCACACCCTAAACGGTAGCCAGCTAGGCCATGGTACGAGTGTACTAGCGCTGGGCGGGGCTGCTGTCGAGTCAATCATTGGCGGGAGAGTAGCGTGTCAGCACTGGATGATTTCGGAAAATGACTGCGACATGAGCGCCGATACTAGGTCAGTATCGAACAGTTACGTTCCTCGCGGCATGATAAATCTTTTTTGAACACATTGAAGGCGTACAGCATGGGACAGGCCAAAAAGCAGATGATTGAGCAGATGGAGCAAGGATACTCGTATGTTGACGACTGCTTCGTGTGCGGCAAGTGCATCAAAGATGAGGGGCTTCAAAAATTCATCCGTCTACGTCGCAAGCCAGGCAGCTGTTCGTTCTGTCACAGGGCTGTGAGTGTCTGCTCAATGAACGATGTGATTTCCCATACTTTGCAAAGTCTGCATTTGGAATGGGGGGAACCATCCAACGAAGGCTTGCCTTACGAGACGCGTGAAGGCGGGTGGCAGGGCCAGGTATACGACCTCGGTGAACTCTTGGACATCGTCGGCCCAGACTGTCCAGAGTCGATATTGAGTTTTATCGCCGGGTCGATAGATGACTATGGCTGGTGCCGGCGGCAACCATACTCTATGACAGCCGACCAGACTCTCTCTTATGGCTGGAAAGGCTTTTGCCAGTTCATAATCCACACCGCGCGCTTCGTGTTCTATAAGGTTAAGAACCCTAGGTACGATGAGTTCCAGCACGACGAAATGAACCCGGTCGACATCCTAGAGGCGCTGGGAAGCATCGTAAAAAAACTGGGGCTTATAGACACACTGCCTGTGGGGCAGAAAATTCATCGGGTCAGGATCACCGACCAGTCCAATACCTTAGCTACTGCAGCCGAGCTGGGAGCTCCGCCCCATGAGTTTGCTACGATGCCCAACCGAATGAGTCCGGTCGGTATTCCGATGTTCTACGGTGCGTTCGACCTAGATACGGCAGTCCGAGAGACTTATGAATCGGGCTCTGGTGCCGGTAAAAAGGCTGTCTGTGGCGAATTCTCCACAGTCCGTAGTCTCAACGTAATCGACCTGACCAGATCATTCATCGTACCTAGCCTATTTGACCCTAAAAAGCAGCGCGACCGCCCTTACTATAGATTTATGCGCGACTTCATCAAGGACTTCATGAAGCCTATCGAGCGAAGCGACAGGGCCCATGCGGACTACGTACCGACGCAGGTCGTCACTGAGTATTTCCGTCATATTTATCAAACCCCTAACGGGAAAAGTATTGATGGAATGATCTATCCGAGCTCAAAAACGGGAAGGAAGGCAATCGTGATATTCACGGATGCCAAAGGGGCCATCGACCTAGGGACTCCAGTGAGCCCGGCGACGCTTTTGCAGTTGGATAAGACTGTAGATATCGATTTGACCCACTATTGACCCTTCGGAGAATCGGCTTGGGGGAGGGGGCGTCATTGCTGTGGGTATTCGGATTGCGCTCGGGACGTGTCCTATATCGGCTGCTGGCTCTTTGGGGGTAACGGATTTAATGAGCGGATGGCGTTTCGGCCCTTGGGGATTTTGGTCGCTTGCTAGGACTGTCAGGGATAAGATGCAGCTAGTTGCATCTTTTGAATTTTGTTTTCATAATATGCTGGAAGCCCCGTAGTTACTGGGTTATGGTGCCTCACAGCGAGACAAGAGATAGGCTAGCTCGAAGGCTCATGGGGCTCCTCCTTATAGAAGAGTTCTAATCTCTGCGCATCCGCCATATTGCACACCGTCAAGGCCCCGAATTTTCGGGGCTTTTTCGTTTCTGGGTGGTTTACAGCGCTATCCAAGACTTTTCGTACGATACGTGCTCGTTTATCCGCTATCTCTGACGGCGCATTAGGCGTTAGGGTCAAGGAATCGCTCGATTTCAGCGATACAGGATTGGCGTCCTGGCTAGTTGGAATACGCAAAGCCGCCACTGCGGCTTCAAACACGACTAGTCGGACGTATCCACATGAACAAACACTTCGAATCTACCCGCTTCACCCGTCACAACCGTTTTATTCACGGCCTGATACTGGAATCACAAGCCTGGTTCAGCGTGATCGACCTTGGGCGCCTGATGGGGCGTTCGCTGGACGAACGCCTCACCCGCAAACTCGACAGCGATCAGCGGCGGATGCTCTGGCTGAACTATCACGGGGTCATCCAGGAAACCCTGATGGTCAGCGAGTCGGGCGTCTACGCCTTGATGGTTCATCATCACATCCCGGAAAACCAAAACCTGCGCAGGTGGCTGACTCATGAAGTCATTCCCGCATTGAGAAATGTCCAGGCAGGCATCGCCGAGCAGGGCCCCAGCCTCAGCTCGCTGCACTGGGCAGGTCATGCTGTCAGTCTGTTGCACTGGCAGAACGAGGCGTGGATCAGGTGGCGAGACATGCCGGGGCTGATGCAGTCGGTTGAGCGTGTCTCTGCCCCATGAACGAACGGATGACTGAAATCACCTCATCCCAATCGTTTGCCTGATCGCCTCGACAAAAGCGCGGCCCAATGGGCTGCGCTCTCGCCTGTCAGCGCCAGCAGGGGGGGCGGTGGCTTCGCCATGGCCGATAGGTCAAGCCGCGCTTGGCCCAGGGCCTACGGCAACCCGTGCGAGGATCCAGATGATCCGTTTGTCGGTGAGCGCCGGGCGCACGTCAGCGCATGACGGCGACGATCTCGTTCAAGCTTCAGATACGAGATAGCTGGATCAGCTCCATAGGCATTGATTGCAACTGCCCAATCACAGGTCTCGCAAACAGATAACCCTGCATCAGATCAACGTCCAGGTCCAAAAGGGCGTCTCGCTCCTCAAGGGTTTCGATGCCTTCGGCAATCACTGTAATGCCCAGCCGTTTTGAAACCAGGACGATGCCTTCGACTATAGCGCGGCGTACCGGGTCTTTGTCGATGTCCCGCGTCAGGGCCATATCGATCTTCAACACCTGAGGCTGAAACATCGCCAGGAAGTTGAGGCCGGAATAGCCTGATCCGAAGTCGTCGATCGCGGTGGTGAACCCCTGGCGCTCGTATTCCTGAAAAATGGATTTAAGGTGATCCGGATCATCCACGCGCTCGCCCTCGGTAACCTCGAACATCAGGCGTTCGACGGGAAACTCGAAGAGCCGCGCAGCTTCCAAAGTGGCTCGGATGCACGTTTCAGCCCTGTACACCGCATTCGGCAAAAAGTTGATGCTCAGCTTGCAGTCAGGAATGGCGGGGAGGCCGAGCTGTGCCGCGAGTTCGATCGCTCTGACCCGACAGGCCTGGTCAAAGCGGTATCGGTTGGTATCGTTCACCAGTCCCAGAATGCTTGCAGCGGACTCACCGCCAAGTCCACGCACCAACGCCTCATAGGCGTAAGGGGCTCCTGTTCGGACATTGAAGATAGGTTGGAAGGCCATCGTAAATTCGAAGCCGAGACCTTCAAGGTTTCGGCACTCGGCGCATCCGAGAGATTTGAAGTTCGCCGTCGGTAGTGCTGGCGTCATTGCTAGTCCCTTGAGAATTCGTCATTCGGTAGAAGCATCAATCGGTATGTTGTACCTCGATATTGGCACGGCGCGCAAAAACTGTTCAGTCGGTGCTCATGTTTGGCGCTTGAATGGGGCACAGGGTTACGGTCAACTTCACGTGATACCTGCGCCTGCTTCTCGGCCGCACTGGCGATGAGCAGTGAGCGAACGGATAACTGCAATCACCTCACCCCAATCGTCTGCCTGATCACTTCGACAAACGCGCTGACCAATGGGCTGCGTTCTCGTTTGCGGGTCAGCACCAGCAGGGGCGCGGTGGCCTCTGGCTCCGCCAGGGGCCGATAGGTCACGCCGCGCTTGGCCAGGGTCTGGGTGCACTGGGGCACCACGGCGACGCCACGGCCGGCGGCGACCAGGGCGATGATCGAGGTGATCTGCTTGCCGGTGGGCGCCGGGCGGCACGTCAGCGCATGGCGGCGATAGAGCGTTGCCACGATCTCGTTCAAGCCTGAGCCGTAGTCGGCGGGGAAGGCGATCAAGGGATAGGCACTGAGTTCGGCCAGCGTCACCTGTTCCTGCCGGGCGAGGGGGCTGTCGCTGGCGATGGCCGCCACCAGCGGTTCGTTGTCCAGGCATATGGCCTGGACGTCGATGTCATCACCCGGTGGTTGCATGCGGCTCAAGCCGATATCCAGGCGGCCTTCGATAATGTGCGCCCATTGGGTGCTGGAGGCACCTTCTTCCACGCTCAACTGGACGTCCGGAAAAGCCGTGCAGAACGCCTGGATGGTCTGGCTGAAAATGTCCGAGAGGGCAATGGAGCTGGCATAACCGACCGCCAGATGGCCAGCAGACCCTGCCGCCAGCTTGCCGGTAATGGCGGTGGTCAGATCGACCTGTTCCATGACAGCACGGGCGTAGGGCAGGAAGTGGCGGCCTTCGGAGGTCAGGGTGACGTTGCGGGTGCTGCGATCGAACAGGCGAAAACCCAGCTCCGTTTCCAATGCCGAGATCTGTCGGGTCAGCGGTGGTTGGGCAATGTGCAGGCGCGATGCCGCGCGGCCGAAGTGCAACTCGTCACTGACAGTCAGGAAGTAACGCAGGCGGCGCAGATCGATCATGTGCATCCTTGGGTATCAATCGGTCGGAAATAGGTATTGGAACCATTCGTCGCCTATCTTATAAATTGTTTAAAAGTATTACGAATTTTCTTATGAGCCCTCGAATCGCCTTGTTTCTGGCTGGGTGCGCCGCTTTCCTCAACCTGTATGCCACCCAGGGGCTGCTCAACGAGTTGGCCGGGGCCTTTCAGGTTTCTGCCAGGCAGGCTGGCTGGAGTATCACCGTTACGACCCTGGCTGTGGCCATTACCGCGCCCTTTGTGGGTCGGTTGACTGCTGGTGCGGCGCAACACCGGGTGATTGCGCTGGCCGCGATGTTGTTGGCACTGCCCGCGGTACTGGCGGCCTGGGCCAGCGGATTCAGTGAGTTCCTGTTCTGGCGAAGTGTGCAGGGCATGCTCATCCCTGTCGTGTTTGCCACCAGCGTGGCTTACATCGGTGTGCGCTGGAGCGGTGGCGCCGTGTCCGAGGTCACCAGCGTGTATGTCGCCGGGACGATCCTGGGTGGTTTCTGCGGCCGTTTCCTGACCGGCCTGGTGACCGAATATGCCGACTGGCGCCTGGCGCTGACCCTGCTGGGCGCGTTGAGTCTGGTCATGGGTGCGCTGATCCTGTGGCTATTGCCGCGTAACCCTGTGCTGCCCACGCCGGTTTCGGTCGATCGTGCGGTCACGGCGGGCGAGTTGTGGCGCAGGCCGTTGTTGGCGGCCTATGCCGTCGGCTTTTGTGTGCTGTTTTCGCAGGTGGCGACCTTTACCTATGCCGGCTTGCACTTGAGCCAGGCGCCGTTTTCCCTGGGCTCGGGCGCGCTGGGGACGATTTACGCGGTGTTCCTGCTGGCGCTGGTGGTGATCCCCATCGCCGGGCGTTTGAGCAAGGCGCGGCCGCAGGGGGAGCTGGTGAAAATCGCGGCCTGGCTGGGCGTTACCGGTTCGCTGCTGACCTTGTCACCGGCCTTGTGGCTGATCGTGCTGGGCCTGGCGCTCAGTTCCACCGGGGTATTCCTGGCCCAGGCCGCAGCCAATGCCTTCACCACCAGCCATGCGCGCTACAACAAGGCCGGCGCGGTGGGGCTTTACCTGACCAGTTATTACCTGGGCGGCAGTTTTGGTGCCTGGGTGCCAGGCGCCCTGTGGGAGCAGTGGGGGTGGCCGGGCTGCGTTGCGCTGATCGTTGTCTTCCAGCTGTTGTCGCTGTTCGTTGCCTGGACTTGCTGGAAACCTGCCCTGTTGCCCGCGCTGCCCACTGTAGCAAGCACGCCCCTGAATACGCTTGATTCACCATCCAACAAGGAAAAAGTGAGATGACCGTGAGCACTTCGCTGACCCGGCAAAGCCAGTTGTTATACGTGGTGGAACCGGTGCTGGAACTGATGCATGCCGGTGTTCTGCAGCAGGCATTGCTGGATGCGTTTCGCAGTCATGAAGCGGCACTGGTGGATATCGAAGGGGCATTTCATGCGCTGACGGCTCGTCGTCACGACGCGCAGGCGTTGCGTGGGTTCTTCGCCAGTTGGTCGAAAACCAACAACTCCGCTGCCAGCGTGTCCGGACTGGCCAATCGAATTACCTTGCTGGCACGCTCCGAACAGGACAGTGCGGCGGCGCAGCGGCTGTACCGGGTGTGCGGCAACCTGCAGCGGATCACGGACGAGGACCTGGGGGCGCTGGGCAACATTCTGCATGCGGATCTGTTCTACAACATGGCAACGCCGCTCTGTGGTGATGACCAATGGCTGCTGAAGGAAAACTGCCTGCCTTCGGCACAAGCTTTCAAGGACTGGACGGACATGCAGCGCCTGCGTGACCGTGATCTGCTGCAAGGGTTGTTGACAACTCTGGTTCATGAGGTCTACACCCATGGCGAGGTGGAGTTCATTCATCCGCTGTTCAAACAGTGGATCGCGCGTGACATGGGTGTACCTGCCGAAAAGGTCAGGTCCACGGTGGCTTGGGTGACCGTGCATACCGGTGGCACCGAGAGTAATCATTTTGCTCACGCGGTGGCGGCCGTTGAGGAGTTTGTCGAGGTGATGGACGTGGCGGTGGTCAAGTCGGCAGCGCAGGAAATATTTGGCGAATACCTGCAGCGCAAGGCGGTGGTGATGCGCGATTGCGCCCAGTACCTGGCTCGACACCATGAATGACCTCGCGCAGCCGTTGCCCACGCCCGCAGTAACCGCCGAGGACGCGACCAGGCGCCGCCGTGTGTTGTTTGCCGGTTGTGGTGCCCATGCCATCCACGACGGGCTGACGGACGTGATCTATGTGTTGCTGCCGGTATGGCAGGCACAATTCGCCATGAGCTATGCCCAGGTCGGTCTGTTGCGGGGCGCCTATTCGGCCATGATGGCCGGCTTTCAATTGCTCGCCAGTCGCGCGGCCAAACGCTGGGGGCGCAAGCGTCTGCTGGTCGGGGGAACGCTGCTGGCTGGGTTGGCGTACCTGGTGGCGGGGTATGCCGGTGGGCTCGGCGTTTTGCTGTTGGCGCTGATGATGGGCGGCTTGGGTGCCAGCACCCAGCATCCTTTGGCGTCCTCGCTGATCACCGATGCCTATGAGCCCGGCGGTGGGGTAAAGCAGGCGCTGTCACAGTACAACTTCGCCGGTGATATCGGCAAAACCCTCGTGCCTGGTCTTGTCGGCTTGTTGCTGACGGTGATCAGCTGGCGCGCCAGCGTGATGTGGGTGGGCGTATTGGGCCTCGCTGTGGCGCTGTGGCTGTGGTGGTTGATTCCGTCGGCCGCGAGCAGCGCGCAGGCGAAAAAAACCAAGTCCGTTGACGGCAAGGGTTCTGCCAGCGGGTTGCGGGCGATGATCGTGACCGGCACCCTCGATAGCGCGGTACGCATGGGCTTTCTGACGTTCCTGCCGTTCCTGCTCCAGTCCAAGGGCGCTGGCAGCGCCGGTATTGGCCTGGCCCTGACGATGTTGTTTGTCGGCGGGGCGTTCGGCAAGCTGTTCTGCGGTTACCTGGGCGCACGGATTGGGATGATGAAAACCGTATGGCTGACGGAGT from Pseudomonas asplenii harbors:
- a CDS encoding EAL domain-containing protein — protein: MTPALPTANFKSLGCAECRNLEGLGFEFTMAFQPIFNVRTGAPYAYEALVRGLGGESAASILGLVNDTNRYRFDQACRVRAIELAAQLGLPAIPDCKLSINFLPNAVYRAETCIRATLEAARLFEFPVERLMFEVTEGERVDDPDHLKSIFQEYERQGFTTAIDDFGSGYSGLNFLAMFQPQVLKIDMALTRDIDKDPVRRAIVEGIVLVSKRLGITVIAEGIETLEERDALLDLDVDLMQGYLFARPVIGQLQSMPMELIQLSRI
- a CDS encoding MFS transporter, with product MNDLAQPLPTPAVTAEDATRRRRVLFAGCGAHAIHDGLTDVIYVLLPVWQAQFAMSYAQVGLLRGAYSAMMAGFQLLASRAAKRWGRKRLLVGGTLLAGLAYLVAGYAGGLGVLLLALMMGGLGASTQHPLASSLITDAYEPGGGVKQALSQYNFAGDIGKTLVPGLVGLLLTVISWRASVMWVGVLGLAVALWLWWLIPSAASSAQAKKTKSVDGKGSASGLRAMIVTGTLDSAVRMGFLTFLPFLLQSKGAGSAGIGLALTMLFVGGAFGKLFCGYLGARIGMMKTVWLTEFTTATLIIMALFLPYLGLMAVLPLLGLALNGTSSVLYGAVPDLAGEGRVDHAFALFYTGTIGGGALAPVLFGGLGDVTGIPIAVVGLAALLLLTLPLSWWVQKGLDSIHGKYQ
- a CDS encoding HEPN-associated N-terminal domain-containing protein; translated protein: MGQAKKQMIEQMEQGYSYVDDCFVCGKCIKDEGLQKFIRLRRKPGSCSFCHRAVSVCSMNDVISHTLQSLHLEWGEPSNEGLPYETREGGWQGQVYDLGELLDIVGPDCPESILSFIAGSIDDYGWCRRQPYSMTADQTLSYGWKGFCQFIIHTARFVFYKVKNPRYDEFQHDEMNPVDILEALGSIVKKLGLIDTLPVGQKIHRVRITDQSNTLATAAELGAPPHEFATMPNRMSPVGIPMFYGAFDLDTAVRETYESGSGAGKKAVCGEFSTVRSLNVIDLTRSFIVPSLFDPKKQRDRPYYRFMRDFIKDFMKPIERSDRAHADYVPTQVVTEYFRHIYQTPNGKSIDGMIYPSSKTGRKAIVIFTDAKGAIDLGTPVSPATLLQLDKTVDIDLTHY
- a CDS encoding BRO-N domain-containing protein — protein: MNKHFESTRFTRHNRFIHGLILESQAWFSVIDLGRLMGRSLDERLTRKLDSDQRRMLWLNYHGVIQETLMVSESGVYALMVHHHIPENQNLRRWLTHEVIPALRNVQAGIAEQGPSLSSLHWAGHAVSLLHWQNEAWIRWRDMPGLMQSVERVSAP
- a CDS encoding MFS transporter, with translation MSPRIALFLAGCAAFLNLYATQGLLNELAGAFQVSARQAGWSITVTTLAVAITAPFVGRLTAGAAQHRVIALAAMLLALPAVLAAWASGFSEFLFWRSVQGMLIPVVFATSVAYIGVRWSGGAVSEVTSVYVAGTILGGFCGRFLTGLVTEYADWRLALTLLGALSLVMGALILWLLPRNPVLPTPVSVDRAVTAGELWRRPLLAAYAVGFCVLFSQVATFTYAGLHLSQAPFSLGSGALGTIYAVFLLALVVIPIAGRLSKARPQGELVKIAAWLGVTGSLLTLSPALWLIVLGLALSSTGVFLAQAAANAFTTSHARYNKAGAVGLYLTSYYLGGSFGAWVPGALWEQWGWPGCVALIVVFQLLSLFVAWTCWKPALLPALPTVASTPLNTLDSPSNKEKVR
- a CDS encoding LysR family transcriptional regulator, translated to MIDLRRLRYFLTVSDELHFGRAASRLHIAQPPLTRQISALETELGFRLFDRSTRNVTLTSEGRHFLPYARAVMEQVDLTTAITGKLAAGSAGHLAVGYASSIALSDIFSQTIQAFCTAFPDVQLSVEEGASSTQWAHIIEGRLDIGLSRMQPPGDDIDVQAICLDNEPLVAAIASDSPLARQEQVTLAELSAYPLIAFPADYGSGLNEIVATLYRRHALTCRPAPTGKQITSIIALVAAGRGVAVVPQCTQTLAKRGVTYRPLAEPEATAPLLVLTRKRERSPLVSAFVEVIRQTIGVR